One segment of Podarcis muralis chromosome 17, rPodMur119.hap1.1, whole genome shotgun sequence DNA contains the following:
- the CCIN gene encoding calicin, which produces MRMQFTEKNHNSFMMQALNKQRKNREFCDVALSVDQKVFYAHLNVLAAMSSHIRNLISSNDMKADDELFIIIDAKFLSSELVEQLLDYFYTGKIVISEKNVEDLLKGAKYFSSPSLRNHCSDFLLRSLKKNNCLYYMLLATSYDMKDVANAAYDGIRDNFNYWAGPGITDFMHCPPNVFSRLLKDEHLHVQNEDQTLSTLLQWVKYRKAEREKYFKKYFTYIHLSAVSTSTLLSTCREVLLFADHTGPLSRIESTLSDRKKGNPQSLMLQQRKGALMDSVVILGGQKEQGKFNSGVFAYIIGENIWLKLTEMPYKAAALSATSLGRYIYVSGGTTEQISGLKTAWKYDIDTNSWIKLPDLPIGLVFHTMVTCGGAVYSVGGSTAPRKYISSIYKYDEGKEKWILAGKMSIPMDATALITKGDKTIYIVTGRCLVNGRFSRVGVLDCFDTQTKNVVQYITFPIQFNHKPLLSFPQENVLSIQSHKESLEINLQKIKMSKSTKLVPLLPNNYSLDLSHAVCSIGDNKVFVCGGLICPGDTRPEEYAINRHAYMLDQSLGEWRILAQPPEALDCPACCTAKLPCKILQKTVVN; this is translated from the coding sequence ATGAGGATGCAGTTTACAGAAAAGAACCACAACAGTTTTATGATGCAGGCCCTGAACAAACAGAGAAAGAACCGGGAGTTTTGTGATGTGGCCCTCAGTGTGGACCAGAAAGTCTTCTATGCCCACCTCAATGTTTTAGCAGCCATGTCCTCCCATATTAGGAATCTGATATCCAGCAATGACATGAAAGCGGATGATGAACTCTTTATTATCATTGATGCCAAGTTCCTGAGCTCTGAGTTGGTGGAGCAATTGCTCGACTACTTCTATACTGGGAAGATTGTAATTTCTGAGAAGAATGTGGAGGACCTGCTGAAGGGAGCCAAGTATTTCAGTTCCCCATCTCTAAGGAACCACTGTTCTGACTTCCTCCTTAGGTCCCTTAAGAAGAACAACTGCCTCTACTACATGCTCctggccacctcatatgatatgAAAGATGTGGCAAATGCTGCTTATGATGGTATACGAGACAACTTCAACTACTGGGCAGGCCCTGGCATAACAGACTTCATGCACTGCCCGCCTAACGTCTTCAGCAGGCTCCTTAAGGATGAACATCTTCATGTACAAAACGAGGACCAGACTCTCTCAACCCTCCTCCAGTGGGTGAAATACAGAAAGGCTGAAAGGGAGAAGTATTTTAAGAAGTATTTTACCTACATTCATTTATCCGCTGTCTCCACCAGTACGCTTCTGTCCACTTGCCGTGAAGTGTTACTCTTTGCAGACCACACTGGTCCCCTGTCCCGGATAGAGAGCACTTTGAGTGATCGTAAAAAGGGCAATCCTCAAAGCCTGATGCTTCAACAAAGGAAAGGGGCCTTAATGGACTCTGTGGTGATCTTAGGAGGGCAAAAAGAGCAGGGTAAGTTCAACAGTGGGGTTTTCGCTTATATCATTGGAGAGAACATCTGGCTAAAGCTGACAGAGATGCCTTACAAAGCAGCTGCTCTCAGTGCAACATCGCTAGGGAGATACATTTATGTTTCTGGAGGAACAACAGAGCAGATCTCTGGCTTGAAAACAGCTTGGAAGTACGATATAGATACTAACTCCTGGATCAAACTTCCGGATCTGCCTATAGGTTTGGTCTTCCACACCATGGTGACTTGTGGGGGGGCAGTGTACTCTGTAGGAGGAAGCACGGCCCCAAGGAAGTACATTTCAAGTATCTACAAGTACGACGAAGGGAAAGAGAAGTGGATTCTTGCTGGAAAGATGAGTATTCCTATGGATGCAACCGCATTGATCACCAAGGGAGACAAGACTATTTACATTGTGACAGGAAGGTGCTTGGTGAATGGGCGCTTCTCCCGAGTAGGTGTGCTGGACTGCTTTGACACTCAGACCAAGAATGTGGTGCAGTACATCACGTTTCCCATTCAGTTCAATCACAAGCCCTTGCTGTCCTTTCCTCAGGAGAATGTCTTGAGCATACAGAGCCACAAAGAGAGTTTGGAAATAAACCTGCAGAAGATCAAAATGAGCAAATCCACAAAACTTGTCCCACTCTTGCCGAATAACTACAGCTTGGATCTTTCGCATGCAGTGTGCTCAATTGGGGATAAcaaggtgtttgtgtgtggtggCCTGATCTGCCCAGGTGACACACGTCCAGAGGAGTATGCCATCAACCGGCATGCATATATGTTAGATCAAAGTCTAGGGGAATGGAGGATTTTAGCTCAGCCTCCAGAAGCTCTGGATTGCCCTGCTTGCTGTACAGCTAAGTTGCCATGCAAGATTCTCCAAAAAACTGTAGTCAATTAA
- the NANS gene encoding N-acetylneuraminate-9-phosphate synthase isoform X1, protein MPLQFELCPGRPIGGDHPCFIIAEIGQNHQGDLETAKRMIRVAKECGADCAKFQKSELEHKFNKRALERPYTSKHSWGKTYGEHKRHLEFSHDQYRELQRYAKEIGIFFTASGMDEMAVEFLHDLDVPFFKVGSGDTNNFPYLEKTAKKGRPMVISSGMQSMNTMQQVYKLVKAINPNFCFLQCTSAYPLQPEDVNLRVITEYQSIFPDIPIGYSGHETGIAISIAAVAMGAKVLERHITLDKTWKGSDHQASLEPKELAELVRSIRMVEKAMGSPVKRLLSCEVACNEKLGKSVVAKVRIPEGTTLTLDMLTVKVGEPKGYPPEDIFDLVGKKVRINIGEDETIVEDAIENHVKKVKC, encoded by the exons ATGCCGCTGCAGTTCGAACTGTGCCCGGGCCGGCCAATCGGCGGGGACCACCCCTGCTTCATTATCGCGGAGATTGGCCAGAACCATCAGGGGGACCTGGAGACCGCCAAGCGGATGATCCGAGTGgctaag GAATGCGGAGCAGATTGTGCCAAGTTTCAGAAAAGTGAACTAGAGCACAAATTCAATAAGCGAGCCTTGGAGAGGCCATACACTTCCAAACACTCTTGGGGGAAAACTTATGGAGAGCACAAGCGCCACCTGGAGTTCAGCCATGATCAGTATCGAGAGTTGCAGCGATATGCAAAGGAGATTGGCATTTTCTTCACGGCATCAGGCATGGATGAG aTGGCTGTAGAGTTTCTGCATGATCTGgatgttccattttttaaagtcGGATCAGGAGACACTAACAATTTCCCATACCTGGAAAAGACAGCCAAAAAAG GTCGCCCGATGGTGATTTCAAGTGGGATGCAGTCAATGAACACAATGCAACAAGTTTACAAGCTGGTGAAAGCCATTAACCCGAACTTCTGTTTTCTCCAGTGCACCAGTGCTTACCCTCTTCAGCCTGAAGATGTCAACCTTCGTGTCATAACG GAATATCAGTCCATCTTCCCAGATATTCCCATTGGCTACTCTGGTCATGAGACTGGGATAGCCATTTCCATTGCAGCAGTTGCCATGGGTGCAAAAGTCCTCGAGCGCCACATTACACTGGACAAAACCTGGAAAGGCAGTGATCATCAAGCATCCCTGGAGCCAAAAGAACTGGCGGAACTAGTGAGAAGCATCCGGATGGTGGAGAAAGCCATGGGGTCCCCAGTCAAGCGGCTCCTGTCCTGTGAAGTGGCTTGCAATGAAAAG TTGGGAAAGTCTGTAGTGGCCAAAGTCCGGATTCCTGAAGGTACCACACTTACGCTGGATATGCTCACGGTAAAAGTGGGGGAACCCAAAGGATACCCGCCAGAAGACATCTTTGACTTGGTTGGCAAGAAGGTTAGGATAAATATTGGTGAAGATGAAACCATCGTCGAAGATGCCATCGAAAACCATgtgaaaaaagtgaaatgctAA
- the NANS gene encoding N-acetylneuraminate-9-phosphate synthase isoform X2 — protein MILREATYCQVGDCQECGADCAKFQKSELEHKFNKRALERPYTSKHSWGKTYGEHKRHLEFSHDQYRELQRYAKEIGIFFTASGMDEMAVEFLHDLDVPFFKVGSGDTNNFPYLEKTAKKGRPMVISSGMQSMNTMQQVYKLVKAINPNFCFLQCTSAYPLQPEDVNLRVITEYQSIFPDIPIGYSGHETGIAISIAAVAMGAKVLERHITLDKTWKGSDHQASLEPKELAELVRSIRMVEKAMGSPVKRLLSCEVACNEKLGKSVVAKVRIPEGTTLTLDMLTVKVGEPKGYPPEDIFDLVGKKVRINIGEDETIVEDAIENHVKKVKC, from the exons ATGATACTCAGGGAAGCAACTTACTGTCAGGTGGGGGACTGTCAG GAATGCGGAGCAGATTGTGCCAAGTTTCAGAAAAGTGAACTAGAGCACAAATTCAATAAGCGAGCCTTGGAGAGGCCATACACTTCCAAACACTCTTGGGGGAAAACTTATGGAGAGCACAAGCGCCACCTGGAGTTCAGCCATGATCAGTATCGAGAGTTGCAGCGATATGCAAAGGAGATTGGCATTTTCTTCACGGCATCAGGCATGGATGAG aTGGCTGTAGAGTTTCTGCATGATCTGgatgttccattttttaaagtcGGATCAGGAGACACTAACAATTTCCCATACCTGGAAAAGACAGCCAAAAAAG GTCGCCCGATGGTGATTTCAAGTGGGATGCAGTCAATGAACACAATGCAACAAGTTTACAAGCTGGTGAAAGCCATTAACCCGAACTTCTGTTTTCTCCAGTGCACCAGTGCTTACCCTCTTCAGCCTGAAGATGTCAACCTTCGTGTCATAACG GAATATCAGTCCATCTTCCCAGATATTCCCATTGGCTACTCTGGTCATGAGACTGGGATAGCCATTTCCATTGCAGCAGTTGCCATGGGTGCAAAAGTCCTCGAGCGCCACATTACACTGGACAAAACCTGGAAAGGCAGTGATCATCAAGCATCCCTGGAGCCAAAAGAACTGGCGGAACTAGTGAGAAGCATCCGGATGGTGGAGAAAGCCATGGGGTCCCCAGTCAAGCGGCTCCTGTCCTGTGAAGTGGCTTGCAATGAAAAG TTGGGAAAGTCTGTAGTGGCCAAAGTCCGGATTCCTGAAGGTACCACACTTACGCTGGATATGCTCACGGTAAAAGTGGGGGAACCCAAAGGATACCCGCCAGAAGACATCTTTGACTTGGTTGGCAAGAAGGTTAGGATAAATATTGGTGAAGATGAAACCATCGTCGAAGATGCCATCGAAAACCATgtgaaaaaagtgaaatgctAA